One Candidatus Eisenbacteria bacterium genomic window, ACGTTGCGGATGCCGAAGGCGATCCCCGACGCGTCGAAAGAACGATCGCGAACGGGAAGCCTCTCGGCCGCGGCCTCGACGAAGAAGACACGGCCCGCCGATGGAGACCCGGTCTTTCGGCGGGCGCGCCGGAGCATCGGGCCGGAGAAATCGATGCCGAGAACCGTTCCGCCGGAAGCCGCCCGCGCCGCCTCCAGCGAGAGATCCCCGGTCCCGCAGGCTACGTCGAGAACGCGCGCCCCTCTCTCGACGCGCATCCGTCGAACCGCTTCGCGGCGCCACCCGACATCGAGGCCGAGCGAGAGAACGCGGTTCAGGAGGTCGTACCGCCCGCTGACCCGGTCGAACATCTCCCGAACAGCCGCCCGCTGGCGCTCGACGGCCGGAGCCCCCTCGGCAAGGGAGGACGAGCCGTCGGGTCGCGGATCCGGCGAGGATTCGAAGAGACCCGCGCGGCCTTCCCCGCGGACCGCGCCCTCCGGCCCCGGCATCATCCCTTGATGACCGCGAGGGGGCGAAGGCGCGCCACCTTCCGGGAAAGACCCGCGCCGTGCACCACGTTCACCACCTCGTCGATCTCCTTGTACGCCTCGGGCGCCTCCTCGACGAGCGTGCCCCTCGACCGCGCGCGGAAACGGATCCCTTCCTCCTCCAAGCTTCTCTCCAGATCGCCGAGACGAACCTCTCGCTTCGCCTCGGAGCGGCTCTTCAGGCGCCCCGCTCCGTGGCACGTGCTGCCGAACGTCTCCTCCATCGCCTTCTCGGTGCCGACCAGAACATACGAGCCCGACCGCATGTCGCCCGGGATGAGCACCGGCTGCCCGACGCGGCGGAAGGCTTCCGGGACGTCGGGGTGCCCCGCGGGGAACGAGCGAGTCGCCCCCTTCCGGTGCACGCAGAGAAGCCGCTCTTCCCGTCC contains:
- a CDS encoding ubiquinone/menaquinone biosynthesis methyltransferase: MPGPEGAVRGEGRAGLFESSPDPRPDGSSSLAEGAPAVERQRAAVREMFDRVSGRYDLLNRVLSLGLDVGWRREAVRRMRVERGARVLDVACGTGDLSLEAARAASGGTVLGIDFSGPMLRRARRKTGSPSAGRVFFVEAAAERLPVRDRSFDASGIAFGIRNVPDRARALLEMARAVRPGGRVVVLELGPPSSGPLGALVAFYLGRIVPLLGGSCSSLAAYRYLADSMRAFPSPDLFGKEMEDAGLVDVSIVPLSPSPAWIAAGTVPDGAGSRAGEGVVAGGFA
- a CDS encoding RtcB family protein, encoding LSREVFARLFPGSDLRLLYDVSHNIAKIETHRVGREERLLCVHRKGATRSFPAGHPDVPEAFRRVGQPVLIPGDMRSGSYVLVGTEKAMEETFGSTCHGAGRLKSRSEAKREVRLGDLERSLEEEGIRFRARSRGTLVEEAPEAYKEIDEVVNVVHGAGLSRKVARLRPLAVIKG